The genomic segment TTTGGTGGACTGGATCTGGGTCGAGCTCGCGCCCATCAAGCGGAAGTCCGCTCCGGCCGCCAGCACCTCAGACGCCTTGTGCATGACGAATTCATGCGAAACATCGCTGTAGGCGAACACGACTTGGTCTACATGCTGCTTGCGAACTAGAGACACCAGTTCGCTTTCCGGGTGGATCGGAATACCGCCCGGATAGAGCGGACCTGCCAGGCTGGCGGGATACACCCGTCCTTCGATATTGGGGATCTGCGTGGCGGTGAACGCCACCACCTCGTACTCCTGGCGGCTGCGGAAGTACACATTGAAGTTGTGGAAGTCGCGTCCGGCCGCACCCATGATGATCACGCGCGTTCGCGTCATGTTCGGATCTCCTCCAGCTAGGGTCGGTGACAGAGGCCATCTTCTCAGCCGGCGAGCGGCCGAGGCGGATCCATCACGCTCAAGTCCTCTTACATGCTCTCCGGTGCCCGGATGTCCAGCAGGCGCAGGCTGTTGGCGATTACCTGCCGGGCCGCAGCCGTCAGCCGGAGCCGGGCGGCCACGACGGCAGGATCGCCTGCCTGGAGCACTGGCACCGCATGATAGAACGAATGGAAGGTCCGGGCGAGCTCGTAGGCGTAATTCGCCATGTGCAGCGGCTTGTAGTCGATGGCGGCTTGTTGCACGGTCGTTGGGAAGCGGGCGATGAGATCGATGAGCTCAGTTTCCAGGGGCTCGAGCGGATAGGAGAAATCGGCCGAATCCGGGAGCCTGCCCGCCTTCTTCAGAATGCTGCATGCCCTGACGTGCGCGTTTTGGATGTAGGGGGCAGACTGTCCATCGAAGCTCAGGGCGGTCTCCATGTCAAACACGATGTCGCGGGTGTTGTCCACCGATAGCATGGCGTACGCCAGTGCGCCCAGCCCCACCTGGGTGGCCACCTCGCTGCGACGATCGGCAGGCAGATCTGGGTTCTTTTCCTCGATCACCGCCAGCACCCGCCGGACGGCCTCATCGGCTACGTCTTTGAAGAACACCACGTTGCCCTTGCGCGACGACATAGCACCGGCCGGGAGTGAAACGAAGCCGAAGGCCAGGTGGTAGCACTTGGCGGCTTCGGGAAAGCCCCATAGTTCCAGGATCTTGAACACCTGCTGGAAGTGCAGGCTCTGCCGGACATCGACGACGTAGATGGAGCGGTCGACGTGGAAGTCCCCGAACTTGCGCTTGGCCAGGGCGAGGTCATTGGTGATATACAGGGTCGTACTGTCGCTGCGCAGGATCACTGCGGTGCGGTACTTCTCTTTCTCCAGGCCCAGCTTCTCGTCGATCTTGACGATCACCGGCCCCCCCCGGGGGCGTTCGTCTTCCGCGATTCCGCGCCCAATCAGTTCTTTGACGATTTCCTT from the Anaerolineales bacterium genome contains:
- the argS gene encoding arginine--tRNA ligase, yielding MFESELDQVGEQVRTNLLRLGCPPPERLQWMPIPFAGHWGYGSAACFQAAADEARQGKAADVGRRAQDLAQQAVVDIHLPHGISRISADKAYINVYLDTAVFTRRVVDQAISDAGDFGRGQPKGERVMVEFFQPNTHHSIHMGHARAALLGESLARLVEFAGFDTIRASYPGDMGLGVITCIWAYQRFHLGEEPQGIHERGRWLANIYAEATLRLTPKDQETDDERAEREAYDLERRELYRRWDAGDPEVRELWLKTRQWSLDELNDVLRMLDIRMDVFFFESDVATLGKEIVKELIGRGIAEDERPRGGPVIVKIDEKLGLEKEKYRTAVILRSDSTTLYITNDLALAKRKFGDFHVDRSIYVVDVRQSLHFQQVFKILELWGFPEAAKCYHLAFGFVSLPAGAMSSRKGNVVFFKDVADEAVRRVLAVIEEKNPDLPADRRSEVATQVGLGALAYAMLSVDNTRDIVFDMETALSFDGQSAPYIQNAHVRACSILKKAGRLPDSADFSYPLEPLETELIDLIARFPTTVQQAAIDYKPLHMANYAYELARTFHSFYHAVPVLQAGDPAVVAARLRLTAAARQVIANSLRLLDIRAPESM